CCCCGGCCGCCAACCCCTACGGCACCCCGACCACCTCCGGCCCGGAGCCGATCCGCTCCTACCAGAACCGGCTCAACGCCGTCATTCGCGTCCTGCTGAAGGTCCCGCTGCTCGCACCGCGGGTCGGCAAGCGACTGTGCGTGCTGCATGTCGTCGGCCGCAAATCCGGCAAGGTCTACGACGTCCCGGTCGCCTACACCCGCCACGAGGGCGACATTCTCGTCGGTACCGCCAAACGTCCGTGGGTGAGCAATATTCGCAAGGGCACCCCGCTGGCGGTGTCGTTCGGCGGTCCGAAGCGCACCGCCGACGCCGAGGTGCTCACCGACGCCGAATCGGTGGTGCGGCTCTCGGAGGTCATCGCCCGCGACAACAAGCAGTGGGCCAAGTTCAACGGCATCGGGCTGGACGCGCAGGGCAACCCCAGTAAGGCCGACTCCTATCAGAGCTGGCAGCAGGGCTGTGTGATCATCCGGCTCAGCGTGCACTGAGCTCTCAGTCGACGAGCCTGGCCTGCACGTAATCCTCGGCGTCGAGGCCGACGAGCACCTGCCGCACCAGCGGCGGCGCCCACGAGGCGGACGCGTCGTGCCCGATCACCGGATCGGTGAGGGTGACCGTGCGCCCGCGCGTCTCGAACTGGAAGGTCCCCGCCGCGCGAATGTTCTTGAGCCAGTCCACATCCCGGCCGTAGGTGAGGGCGATGCGGTAGCCGCCGTCCCGCGCGAACACCATCACCGGGGAGCGGTACTCGCGCCCGGACTTGCGGCCGCGGTGCACGACGACGCCGAAGAACGGCGCGACCCGCGCCAGCACCCCCAGCACCGGATTGCTGATCTTGCGGTTGATCCTGGCGAGGGTCCGGGGCAGCGGCATGATCTCGTCCTCCCTGACGAAAACGGTTGCGCCCCTGAGGCTACGCCGCCGACGATCACCGCGCGCGGCATCCGCGAGCCCGCGTCCGACCCGCCGCGACAGCAGTGTTCGACCGGCCCCTACAGTGCTGTTCAGGGCCGCTTGCGCGGCGGCACAGGAAGGAGCCCGGCCATGTCGGAGATGATCGCGGTGTACGACGCCGCCGGACGCGAGATCGGCGCGCTGGAGCGCGCGCAGGTGTACGCGCAGGGTATCTGGCACGCCAGCGCGGGCGTCCTGGTGCGCTCACGGGACGGCTCGAAGATCTACGTGCACAGGCGAACCGACACCAAGGCCGTCTTCGCGGGCATGCACGACTGCCTGGCCGGTGGCGTGCTGGGCCCGGGTGAGGATCCCGCCGCGGCCGCCGCCCGGGAACTGGCCGAGGAGCTCGGCATCGAGCCGGGCCCGCACGACGAGGGCCTGCTGCCGCTGGCCACCGCGTCCTGGGACGGCGAATGGGCCGGTCGCCCGATGCGCTGCCATCTGTTCGCCTATGAAATCCGCTACGACGGCCCGATCCGCCATCAGCCCGAGGAGATCGCGGACGGCTGGTGGTGGACCGACGAGGAGCTGCGCTCCCATCTCGAGGATCCGGCCTGGCCGTTCGTGCCCGACACCCGCACGCTGATCCCCGATCTACTGCCCTGAGCCGCGTCCACCCCGGACATGACGGCGGCCCATCGAATCCCGCGCGATTCGATGGGCCGTCGTGGCTCGGTGGCTCAGTGCGTCAGTTACCGGTCGAACCGGGGGCGCCACTGCCCGAGAACAGTCCCTGAATGGTCTTGATCAAGACCTGGGCCAGGAAATCCGAAGCGGATCCAGTTCCCACGTGCTACTCCTCATCTAATCCAAACGACATGTCGGGCATGTGAATCATGCACGGTTCACATTCGAGAGGAAGCCTTTTCTTCGGGAAATTTTCCTCGATCCCGACCGGAGCTACACGGTAGAACGGGTTCCACCAGGGATTATATCGGTTCGATAAATATGTGACTTAGATCACTTTCTATTTGCCGCCCTCGATGAGGGTTACCGGCTGGGCGACATACGACGTCCCGGTCACGTCGACGCCCTGGGACTTCAGCAGATCCAGCGCCTTGGTCACGTATTCGACGCTGTAGGCCGCGGCGTCGGGATCCTTGGTCAGGACGGTCTTGCCCTCCTGGTTCTTGGTGGTCTTGGCGATGGCGACGGTCCGATCCCACGCGGCCTTGTCGATCATCCCGACCCCGTTGGGCGACGGCCAGATCAGCTTGTTCACCTCGGTGATCTGCCACTGCTGATGGCTCGCGCCCAAGGTCGATCCGGCGGCGACGGTGAGGTCGCGGCACTTGTCGACATTGTCGCGGCAGAACGCCCAGCCCTTCAGCGAGGCGGCGATGAACTTCACCGTCTGGTCGGCGTACTTGCTGTCCTTCAGCTTGTCGGTATTGGCCCACAGGGCGTCCTGCAGCATGGCCACACCCTGGTCGTTCCAGTCGATGGTGGCGAAATCCTCGGGGGTGTAAAGCTTTCCGGTGGCCGGGTTCTTGACCTCGAGCAACTGCGCGTACTCGTTGTAGGACATGGCCTGCGCGGCGTCGATGTCGTGGGCGAGGAAGGCGTTCATGTCGAACTGCTGCTGCACCAGGGTGACATCCTTGGCCGGGTCCAGGCCCGCCTTCGTCATGCCGGCGAAGAGCTCGAATTCGTTGCCGTAGCCCCAGTTTCCGACCTTCTTGCCCTTCAGGTCGGCCGGGCCGCCGATCCCGGCGCTCTTGAACGACACCTGTTTGGTGCCCGAGCGTTGGAAGATCTGCGCGACATCGGTGATGCCCGCCCCGGCCTCGCGGGAGGCGAGCGCCTTGGGCACCCAGGCGACGGCGTAATCGGCCTGCCCCTGCGCCAGCACGGTCTGCGGGACGATATCGGTGCCGCCGTCGAGGATGTCGACGTCGAGGCCCTGCTCCTTGTAGTAGCCCTGCGCGGCCGCGGCCAGATAGCCGGCGAACTGGCCCTGTTTGAACCACTGCAGTTGCAGCTTCACCTTGGTGAGGCCGTCGGAGGTGGTCGAGTTGTCGCTGGTGCTGCATCCGGACAGGGCCGCCACCGCCACGGTGACGGCGGCCAGCACGGCCCGGATGCGCAATCTTCTACCGGTACTTCTCATTTCGATCTCCCAGGGGTGGTGCGGGGTCTGCGGGTGAGCTGTTCGAGCAGCACCACGGCGGCCAGGAACACCAGGCCGAGCAGCATGGCCGCCACCACGTACGCCCAGGCGCGCGGGTAGGCGGTATTGGCGGCGGCGGAGGTGATGCGGCTGCCCAGGCCGTGCTGCAGGCCGCCGAAGTATTCGGCGATGATGGCGGCGATCACCGCGCCCGGGGCGGCGATGCGCAGTCCGGTGAACAGGTGCGGCAGCGCGGCGGGCAGGCGCACGGTGCGGGTGATCTGCCAGCCGGTGGCGGCGTAGGCGTGCATGAGGTCGGCGTGCACGCGCGGAACCTGACGCAATCCCCGTGTGGTGCTGACGAAGACGGGGAAGAACACCACGATGGTGGCGACCAGGCGGCGCGGCAGATCGGTGGTGGTGGAGTACATGGAATTCAGCAGCGGGGCCAGCGCCACGATCGGGACGGCGGCCGCGGCAGCGGCGAGCGCGCCCAGGATGCCGTCCACCACCGCGAAGCGGGCAGCGAGGATGGCGGCGGCGATGCCGAGGATCGCGCCCGCCAGCAGGCCGACCAGGGCGTTCTTTCCGGTGGCGACGGCGGCCTCGAGGATGGCGTGCTCGTTGTCGCCGAACGCTTTCGCGATGGCGCTGGGTGCGGGCAACAGGAACGACGGCACGCCCGCCGCCACGGTCAGCACCTGCCACAGCACCAGCAGGGCGACACCGAAAAGCACAGGCGGCAGCCAGGTTCCGAGGGTCCTCGTCATCGAATGTCCCGTCCCGCGGTGCTTTTCGGCCTGTCGCCGCCGTGCCCTTCGTGCAGGGCGGCGCGGACGGCGGCCACGGCGGCGAAGAATTCCTCGCCCGAGCGCACGTCGTCGTCGCGGTCGCGGTCCCAGCCGCCGGTGGCCAGGACCTCGGTGATGCGGCCCGGCCGCGGTGACATGACCACCACCCGGTCGGACAGGAACACCGCCTCGGGAATGGAGTGGGTCACGAAAAGCACGGCCGCCCCGGTCTCTTCGGCGATGCGCAGCAGTTCGCCCTGCATGCGCTCGCGGGTCATCTCGTCGAGCGCGCCGAACGGTTCGTCCATCAGCAGCAGCGGTGGTTTGCGCGCCAGCGCGCGAGCGATGGCGACGCGCTGCTGCATGCCGCCGGACAGCTCGGCCGGGAAGCGGCGCGCGAACTCGGTCAGGCCGGTGATCTCGAGCAATTCCGCGCTGCGCGCGCGTCTTTCCCGCTTGCCGACGCCGTGCAGCTGCAACGGCAGCTCGACGTTCTCCTGCACGGTCCGCCACTCCAGCAGTCCAGCCTGCTGGAACGCGATCCCGTAGTCCTGATCGAGCCGGGCCTTGCGGGCCGTCTTGCCGTGCACCACAACG
This sequence is a window from Nocardia yunnanensis. Protein-coding genes within it:
- a CDS encoding nitroreductase/quinone reductase family protein, translating into MTEQTPAANPYGTPTTSGPEPIRSYQNRLNAVIRVLLKVPLLAPRVGKRLCVLHVVGRKSGKVYDVPVAYTRHEGDILVGTAKRPWVSNIRKGTPLAVSFGGPKRTADAEVLTDAESVVRLSEVIARDNKQWAKFNGIGLDAQGNPSKADSYQSWQQGCVIIRLSVH
- a CDS encoding ABC transporter ATP-binding protein, with amino-acid sequence MTVEASASLPHPTAEIVPAVELRAVGKIFDAGAVTALQDIDLTVAAGEFVSLIGPSGCGKSTLLRIVADLEEPSSGTVVVHGKTARKARLDQDYGIAFQQAGLLEWRTVQENVELPLQLHGVGKRERRARSAELLEITGLTEFARRFPAELSGGMQQRVAIARALARKPPLLLMDEPFGALDEMTRERMQGELLRIAEETGAAVLFVTHSIPEAVFLSDRVVVMSPRPGRITEVLATGGWDRDRDDDVRSGEEFFAAVAAVRAALHEGHGGDRPKSTAGRDIR
- a CDS encoding ABC transporter substrate-binding protein; this encodes MRSTGRRLRIRAVLAAVTVAVAALSGCSTSDNSTTSDGLTKVKLQLQWFKQGQFAGYLAAAAQGYYKEQGLDVDILDGGTDIVPQTVLAQGQADYAVAWVPKALASREAGAGITDVAQIFQRSGTKQVSFKSAGIGGPADLKGKKVGNWGYGNEFELFAGMTKAGLDPAKDVTLVQQQFDMNAFLAHDIDAAQAMSYNEYAQLLEVKNPATGKLYTPEDFATIDWNDQGVAMLQDALWANTDKLKDSKYADQTVKFIAASLKGWAFCRDNVDKCRDLTVAAGSTLGASHQQWQITEVNKLIWPSPNGVGMIDKAAWDRTVAIAKTTKNQEGKTVLTKDPDAAAYSVEYVTKALDLLKSQGVDVTGTSYVAQPVTLIEGGK
- a CDS encoding nitroreductase family deazaflavin-dependent oxidoreductase is translated as MPLPRTLARINRKISNPVLGVLARVAPFFGVVVHRGRKSGREYRSPVMVFARDGGYRIALTYGRDVDWLKNIRAAGTFQFETRGRTVTLTDPVIGHDASASWAPPLVRQVLVGLDAEDYVQARLVD
- a CDS encoding ABC transporter permease, whose product is MTRTLGTWLPPVLFGVALLVLWQVLTVAAGVPSFLLPAPSAIAKAFGDNEHAILEAAVATGKNALVGLLAGAILGIAAAILAARFAVVDGILGALAAAAAAVPIVALAPLLNSMYSTTTDLPRRLVATIVVFFPVFVSTTRGLRQVPRVHADLMHAYAATGWQITRTVRLPAALPHLFTGLRIAAPGAVIAAIIAEYFGGLQHGLGSRITSAAANTAYPRAWAYVVAAMLLGLVFLAAVVLLEQLTRRPRTTPGRSK
- a CDS encoding NUDIX hydrolase — protein: MSEMIAVYDAAGREIGALERAQVYAQGIWHASAGVLVRSRDGSKIYVHRRTDTKAVFAGMHDCLAGGVLGPGEDPAAAAARELAEELGIEPGPHDEGLLPLATASWDGEWAGRPMRCHLFAYEIRYDGPIRHQPEEIADGWWWTDEELRSHLEDPAWPFVPDTRTLIPDLLP